A segment of the Cydia splendana chromosome 16, ilCydSple1.2, whole genome shotgun sequence genome:
CCGCAATACCGACTGGCGACTGAGatcataatgctatctcctttacccttgttaagaccaaccaagagtgaaagatatggcattatgacctgactAGCCACTTAGTTTTGCGGCAAGTGTAGTGTTCTTTCTTACTTTAACCTTGAATGAATGAGAAGACTTTGGTGGAAAGGGCTCAATTGGTGGTTAACAAGAATACAGCTCGTATGGTAAGGTGTTACTGAAGCCTATGGACGCTTGAAACGCAAGGGGTGCCACATATTTTAATCTGATTCCGGATAGAGTACCTGAGGGGAAAAGGAGGAGGGAAAAATAAATCACGTAATTAATAACTATACCTATCCGGTGGTCGTTCGTCAGGGAACAGCGACTTGAACATGGCGGCGAGCTTCGGGTGCGCGCGCAGGTGCGGCGTCACGCGGGTCTTCAGctcggcgccggcgccgccgacGAGCGCGCTCGAGATGGCGCGGAGAACCTTACGGAGCACCGTCGGTTTGCGGGACAGAGACGACTGGAAAGAGAGAGACAACATGAGATTTTGTGGTTTTAGAAATTAGCTCTTTCAAAGAGTTAACAGATTGACCACCATGGTCTCTGTTCGTAGCCTTTTTGGTTGCAAAGCGGATAAACCACGTAATCTTAGATGAGGAAGGCAAGAAAGGCGTATACAAAATACATTAAGAGCAGTGTGTTTCAACTTTCTGAAGACGCAACACTTTTAGCATTAAACAGATTAGATTATGCATatagtttgttttaaaaaaaattaaccagCCATCGGGACTTTCCGCGACACCTTTACAGAGGTTTTACGACCCCCTGGCCTCAAGGGCTCTCAACCCATAGTTTGAAATACTTTAATCATGTGTATCTCCTTTTTATATATATTAGACAAACATGAACTTTCAACGGTATCAGACGCAACACACAATATAATGTACAGCTTAGCATAGTGCAATATAATTAAACAATAGAACAAAGGCACAGGTATTATTAGTAGTCTGCGGTCTGCGGAAAGAGACGAGTCGTAGAATGTaatggatcccatacattttacgactcttctctttccgcacaaactttAGAATGTGATTCGCTCAgcatacaaataaatattctGTACCAACATACACAAACAAGCCAATGCATTGAAACCACAGACacgacatcctccagactgagcatagtaggtAGCTCTACCCCacctctaccccctctgccacgcatacggtagttttactccattttcgagtcgaaagtgtctttgtgtgacgtccgtgtctttgaacggactaatcacggcacgggacctcgctcacctcgtcccccgcacccccgtatttttggcagcatcggtttcatgaaatcattgctctaaactccgtctagaggattcctagtctatgaatGAAACATTTGATGCAAAATGATAAAAAGCGAGCAATGAAAAAATTCAAGAGTGAAGCGCTTTAAATAGAAAATTGGGTCATATTCATCAAAGTATTAAAATGTGTTATTACATTGACATACATATGACAATAGTCCAGACCATGAGTggcaatgtaataaatatcagTTGGAATGTTTAAGGCAGGCCAAATCCTGTTATGCTAAAATTTTACAGTTATGCAGTGACACATTTTGGGAGCAGCATTTAAGTCATTTTAATTAttcatattattaatataaagaTTTGATAAAACATTAACCTATCAGCATTTTAAAATGTATCTTGCCATGGTCACTAAAATACTgcagttttttatttaaaaacaaggaaaaaaaGACAATCAGGGCAATGTAGAGTTGATTTTTATTTGCTGATTAGTGATTACGAAAGAAACCAGTTGTATATTAATAAATAGGAAAGGACCATGGGATACTAAAGATACTGGTATACTAATGGTTGCAGCTAGGCATGTCATGCCAAACATTCACTTTCTGGTTTGTTATTACTATGTTGTGTCACTTTCGTTTGCCATATGAAGGAAAGAGATGCAACACGGATGTTTGGGCAAATAAAGCCATGGTCATTCCTTGAAAAAGTAAAGCCACAACATCAATATATTTGGCGATAAAAAAGTAACACTTATCTGTAGACAGATAGAGAAATAAGCACAAAATTTGCACCCTGAATAACACTCACAGCCTGgcaaagagtagaaattaataagtggcaacactgtagtgtcgtccctttcaaatcaatttatataagagaatgggacgacactacagtgttgccactttttaatttctactcttttttgccaggctgtactcAGGATCACTCTTGTTGTTCATgaatagccgggtccacacagagcgagcatacgcgcgaggcaatttcaTAACAGTTCGGCCGAGGCACGTCTAGACTGGCCGTTTTGTGCACGAGGAAATTGCCTtgcgcgtatgctcgctctgtgtggacccggctaatgACTCCATTGGCATGTTGCACCTCTTATTATTTCCCCTGTATTATGGCAAAAAAACATAGACAAACTTCAAACAACAAATCATGCATGGCTCTAATATGACTAAATTAAGTGATACTATACTTACTTGTAACAATTCTATAAATTTTGTCATCTTCATCAACATAAAATGGTCGGAGAACCTTCCCACTTGCGCTGCCTGTCCCGGCTTTAAAAACAATAAGAAGTCCTCTACAAAATCCTTATGCTCTACACCAAATAACTGCTCTATCTTTCTATATAACTCTACTGGAGTCTCCTTGGCAGGGTCGAAAGATTTCAATAGACTTTGGAACTGTACAAACTTATTGGTAGGCACCGATTGGTTTGAAGAAAACCTTGATTGTACTTTTGTGTAAAAAGATCTAACTAATGCTGAAACAATacaaaacattattaaattgtacaacgggacttaatcatGTATATAAGTTTTAACATTTATCtctttaatttaataacatGTAAAAATCAGTGAAATACAAAACATGTaagaaatacattataaatcttTTCATTTACAGTTTGACCAGGGACTGATACAACAcagatagagagaatcatacagTCTTTGTCTTATGCTCGTACTTGCACCCAAAACATAGGAATAAGTATAGTTTTttcttcttatttactgacaaattgggttTGCCAGACTACATTTACCAATAGTTTTTTAATTTGGGATATTACAAGTAAACATTTAAGTTGAAGCATAAAACAAAAGTGTGTGTAAGTGTAAGTGTAAGAATATTATGTTACCAAGTTTTGTTTACCTATAAAAATAATGTCTGTTGCCAACTCTTGTGACCTACTTTAATGACACATTTCTTCATCCATACATTCTTACAGATTTAaagctaaaatattaaattaggaAAGAGATATTTACCTGCATCCAATGCATTTGTCTCTGTTGCCTCAAGAGCCTTATctggctttttatttttatcctgGTTATCATTTTTTAAATCATTCTGCACAGGCAATGAAGGATTTTGATCAGCTTTTTGAGGAGGTGGCTGAAAAAAAAACCCTGAGTTAAACACTGAAATTCATAGACTTTTGTAAtcttttttcttttgttttctgTTAAGAGGTGTAGTATATATTGTAATGTCATCTTCAGGCTAGTGTTTACCAACATCGtgtattatatataaataaggCTGAATATAATACATTCCAGTATAGTTATAATACCTGTAAGTGACCTATTTACACGAAAAAACTGTTACTAAACGTTCTTTAATGAGAATGCAACATATACGAATAATACCATGAATACGCAATAGCTCGCACGAACGCCTTAATACCTAACTCACCTCAGGGTTTATACCAATTTTAGGAGCAAAATACTGACTGGAAGAACTGGTACTCGGCACAATTTTATTACCAAAAGCATCCTGGCTATCTCTCGTAAACAAAATTGGCATAGAAGGCAGCATCTAGAAAAATATATGGGCTCGTCCCGCTAAAACAATGTTAATGGTGGCGAATTCCACTTGGCGAATTAGCTTGCTTCCTTCATTATTTCAGACACAAAACACAAACACTTAAAAAGCGAAACACAGAGCTACACAACGAAGATAAAATTATGCATGATTAGCGCCGGAAACGCAGTAGTTttgatttatatttttccaaacaCAAGACACGAGAACGAATGGAAACATTTTTTGACAGATCGCACTGTCGTCGACGATGGACGCGCTGTTGTCTACGTTTCATTTTAGCAAGgttttgaaataattttaattgttgcTTACCATATTTAATATCTGATAAATTCTATACAAAAATAAAGATTATTAAGTAGGTTTTTTGTGCACATATGTAAGAAAACACAACTCTTTTAtaataaagttaaataaaataggcAAATGTATGAGAAACTTCGCGCGACTTTTCAAAAGTTAGACATAAAGAAATTTACTATCAAATTGATCCTGTCCTGTTAATCACAAGATTAAATGAAATGTATGTAATGTAATTTATCTACTTTTAGTAGCTTTTACTTTTACCTAcacttaattttaaaataaaaatacttttaaaagtTTTCCGTTGATTTCGTCAGCTGATGCTTTTATGCAGACCAAGAGAGTTAAGAACCTTTCCTGTCAAAAAAATAGTGATggacaaaatgaaatatcgatatGTCTGTTATTGATGATACCTTAATGTTATTGACATTTaatattgtgaaaaaaatagctACCACGAAATACGGAACACGTCTGATATCTTCTGTTATATATTGGtagattttattattgtttattaatttgGGCACTGATTACTACAGgttatgttttaatatattatgtacaggtTGATTTTGttatatgtaggtcatactgaacaatttTTACTATGGGATTGGTCCCTTTCGGGATTggccccgaaatcgcaaaataagcgctggtggcctagcggtaagagcgtgcgactttcaatccggaggtcgcgggttcaaacctcggcccgtaccaatgactttttaggaacttatgtaggtacgaaatatcatttgatatttacctgttgctttccggtgaaggaaaacatcgtcaggaaaccggactaatcccaataaggccttgATTTCCCTTTGGGTTTTAAGATCAGAtggtagtcgctttcgtaaaaacccACCCATATCTTGCCCACGTCATATCTTGGGAATAGTTGTCAAAgatgtggcaaaatgccgggataacgcgaggaaaaagaagaagaaagtcgtatatattttgtttagttTACGAATCACACGCTAGATTTCGTTGTGCTATCAAGATTTTTCATGGAGTAATGTAGTGCAAACCATGAATAGTACTATAGTCAAAGGTTTTCTCGGCGAAATGCTACATCGAGTATGTGCTCTTCTTCGGGATGATAATAATAGGTATGTTATGCATTGTTAACTTGCAAGTTAGTGCAAAGTTAGCGTGGACAGACTCTACATTTTTTTCATCGATACTGAGATCTCAATTCGGCATAAATTACTGACTTACCTACTAAATAAATTTCTAAccatatatttttagggttccgtacctcaaaaggaaaaaacggaacccttataggatcactcgtgcgtctgtctgactgtctgtcacaggctattttctcggaaactactggaccaattaagttgaaatttggtacacatatgtaaattagtgacccaaagatggacatgtttgttttataattttaaaatacataggttcgaagttatttgtgacgttccatggaaaaaggtaccttatggcggccggcgctttcgtcgcatggcgccgcaataatattggagcggtgttaataatagcgtaagcgccaacccccataaggtacctttacccgtgggacgtcacatttaagaaaatagccactaaatgaccattcccccctttatctccgaaactactgggtctgaaattttgaaaaaaatacacaaaatagttctttacctgtagATGAAAGGAAACCCTATtacaaatgtgcagtcaagcgtgagtcggacgtatgtacggaaccctagaaactcgagtccgactcgcacttggccggttttttaaatgtgaacagcataatatataattatgtgcACATTCGTGCTAGTCATGTCCACGCGTTTCAAAGTTATTAATCTGTTTACTTTGCTCAGAAGCCATTCAAAACTtttgcatttcatttttcgctTCGCTTGGTATTCTTTGCTCAGGTTTGGATAAATCCCCTGACAAATTTTTTAAAATCCAATGATGTAGGTACGTTATTAATGTTATATTCAAAGTATTAGGTACTTTATACTTGAAGTCGCCTAGTCGCCTGACACCACCCTGACACTGACATTTACCAATAGCTATCGCCCTCGTAAATCAGACCAACTATATCGcagaataaattattgtttgtccCCGTTGTCTGGATACCGAATCGATTTTACACCATCGCAAGCATCGGCTTTATACTTCAGCTATGCTAAggctctaaaaataaaaataaaacgaataacGTTCGAACATCCTATTTTCAAATGTTTAAAAGTTAACAAGTGTTTAGGA
Coding sequences within it:
- the LOC134798046 gene encoding uncharacterized protein LOC134798046; translation: MLPSMPILFTRDSQDAFGNKIVPSTSSSSQYFAPKIGINPEPPPQKADQNPSLPVQNDLKNDNQDKNKKPDKALEATETNALDAALVRSFYTKVQSRFSSNQSVPTNKFVQFQSLLKSFDPAKETPVELYRKIEQLFGVEHKDFVEDFLLFLKPGQAAQVGRFSDHFMLMKMTKFIELLQSSLSRKPTVLRKVLRAISSALVGGAGAELKTRVTPHLRAHPKLAAMFKSLFPDERPPDSLYETGVDTLHESFLTDDKGYVVWTFPEEKYNRRQPDDNKGLDTVYLHGRVFLQHGRMLRAACVTYPYSKEPYRVRPDEPPKPKPQKKKKTPKSPTKNIKDVNDNTKKEVLKSPKKNVKKKEKEALKREKKDKTVITEAPKPKIAKIEVTATEIKKECKSNWTREEDKTMLQVLKGEAGSEQVFGRIQESLPHRSYTEIKERFCHVMSLLQEMAVGEVT